In Mytilus edulis unplaced genomic scaffold, xbMytEdul2.2 SCAFFOLD_1290, whole genome shotgun sequence, the DNA window aagtcaggagcctgtaattcagtggttgtcgtttatttatgtgttacatatttgtttttcgttcatttttttacataaataaggccgttagttttctcgtttgaattgttttacattgtcttatcggggccttttatagctcactatgcggtatgggctttgctcattgttgaaggcagtacggtgacctatagttgttaatgtctgtgtcattttggccctttgtggatagttatctcattggtaatcataccacatcttctttttttatatcattcgtatgcatttcccatagggttctatgttaaactaagttcctcgctggcggccatcttggatgatggatcagctacttAGTAACAAGACTTGGTCAGCACCTGATagggaacattcatgccatgtttggttttattccattcagtggttctctaaaagaagtcatttgtatgcatttcccatagggtcctatgttaaacttagtcccccactggcggccatcttgaatgatggattggctacaaagtaacaacacttggtcagcaccttataaggaacattcatgccatgtttggttttattccattcagtggttctctaaaagaagtcatttgtatgcatttcccgtagggtccaatgttaaactaagtcccccgctggcggccatcttggatgatggaatcagctacaaagtaacaacacttggtcagcaccttataaggaacatttatgccatgtttggtttcattccattcagtggttctctaaaagaagtcatttgtatgcatttcccatagggtcctatcttaaactaagtcccccgctggaggccatcttggatgatggatcagctacaaagtaacaacacttagtcagcactAGTACtgtataaggaacattcatgtcatgtttggtttcattccattcagtggttctctaaaagaagtcatttgtatgcatttcccatagggtccaatgttaaactaagtcccccactggcggccatcttggatgatggatcggctacaaagtaacaacacttggtcagcacctcatgaGGAACATTCAAGCCATGTTtgattttattccattcagtggttctctagaagaagtttaaaatgtaaaaagttaacaacgacgacggatgacatcggacgacgacgacggacgacggagacggacgacagacgccaagtgatgagaaaagctcacttggcccttcgggccaggtgagctaaaaatcagttTTGCAACAAAATCAGTTCCACATCATGTTTTCTTCTGTCTTTTTCTCAAAAATTGGACCCATATCATATATatgcaaaaatgtaaaacataaaaacaagtaTTTCTTATCAAATCTTTCTTAAAATATTGCAATACCAACTAAAAATATTTCTAGTAAAATGTACACTTCTACTTGAAGTAGAATTAATATAGGTTTACAAACTCTTCTAAATGTCACAACTGTTATTGTAGTATGCATTgtataaaattatcataaatgtATACATATTCAAACAACCCAATCACAGTGTTGCAACAGAGTCAAGTTTCTAAAAACTCAATATCATTACTTCTACTACAAAAGAACTTACCTACAAAAGAATTATCGTCTAGGAAATCATACAATCTTTTTGTTCCTAGTGCGAATGCACTGACAATTTTTCCTGTTTGTATAGTTTTATTAGCGTTGGTTATTGCCCCTTTCTCAACAAGATCAATGACACCAtcactaaacatttcagtatggATACCTAAATTTTTGTGATGACTTAATTTATCAAATACAGCATTTGGCAGGGATCCAATacctaaaaaattaaataaaaaatatgcatacaaTCATGGAGTTATTACAGTTGCTGTCTTAAATTTATTTTGGTTCACAAATACCTTTTCATCTTGGATTTTTACTTCTAGGATTAATTCTGGTAATTTTGGATTCATTATTTTGGTTGATACAGTCATGAAACATTATATTTtctcatttatttaattttgtggttttgccaatttCTTCTTACAAGCCTAAATAGTAAATTTGtacattgttaaatatttaaatttatggtTCATCTATAAACGTTAAATTAACCAAAATTGGTATCtcaagaaaaataatgaatccagtCAAAACTATTCAATTAAAACTGTGGTTTGCCAAAGAAGATATACCAATAAGTACTTGTCCAACTTTAAGTAAAGGAAAGTAGAATTAGACAAGAGAAAAGGTatataatcatctttttttttttagccgaATGAAGATGATGAGTTTTACTTCAAATCTTCAGGACAGGGTAGGGGGTTCAACAAAGTTGTTCCCTTtacttaataaaattaaaaaaaaataataataaattttaaattatgagttatctcccctggTTAAGATTAAATAAATAGTTTTTCTACATCTTTCGCaaaaaagtaatatataaatttttaagtGTCTTCAGTTGAATTTAAAAGTCTTGCTTAcaactatttttttcacaaaagcagtttatgtcaattaaaaaaatctgaaatgatCAATTGCATTCCAAGATGACTATTTATTCTAATTAAAATTCACCCCTGTAAAAAGCAATCTAAATTATAATATCAAACTATGTATAAATACCTGTTTGGATAGTTGCACCATCTTGAACTAGATCATCGGCAATTAATCTGGCTATTTCGTGAATTTCTGGTGTAAGTTTCATCCCTGTAAACTCTGGTAACAATTCATCATTTTGTACCATCACATCTACATGAGAACTGTGGATTATACCATCCCCAAATGTTCTTGGCATATTCTTATTTACCATTCctgttatttataaaacaaatgaaagaaatactgtggattcatttattttcgtgggtatcaattttcgtggatagtgAAAAAAAGACGAttcgtggtatacgtaaatttGTGGATtgctgataacaaaaaaaaaattcagatacataattcattgatttgtttttgatttaggagatcctataacctccttggtttaatcaataataaaacaaacaaaaaagaagaaattcattgaaaaagttttgaattgtcaaaatcctcACTTGGTCATTTtaggttaaagtgttcattgaaaatttctattacaataatggacaaagacaactaattatttgtttgttttacaatttataaatgctTGTCGGAATTCTATAAGGCAATCAAAACTTAatgattgaaagctcatttccctaatcacgatataataaacagtcatataagtaaaaggtgtgaaaataaatgttcctgtcataaacaatattacctacgggcaatatccccgaacttaatcctattgattttcAATCACTagtaaaccaaactatgacacagtaattaacaacttgcagttattttccatgaacagttttaatcaattttaaaaagtaaattatcactgatattcgatatattaattatagatttaattaaactacttgtatcttctttcaataaataacatgtgttatgttacaatgtttatcgctagtcaacactatactagaaTTGCATAACATAACTGGAAATAAACATCCGACTCCATACACATTTATTGGaattattcttcgttgaattcttaaattcgtggttcgctgtgacccacgaaacccacgaaaattggtataccacgaataaaaatgaatccacagtagatggATAGGATTAATGTGTGTcaggtgggtctcattggggtctaagcgtgacacatgaaagtaaaattattgtgtcatgaaaacgggaaatgaggtctagcggacccgggaaatgacaaaaaaatgagaattgcttacgtacatagtgtaagtgggatacgggaatctgataaaacagtaagcgggatgttagactatttaccaggtttgtaataacatgagcaacacaacgggtgccacatgaggagcagaatttgcttacccttccgacaCACCTGAGATCGCCCCCAGTTTTTTGTGgcagttcgtgttgcttagtctttagttttctattgtgTGGTTTGTGTACTGTTTTTTGTCTGCCATGTCAAttaattttttatctatgagtttgaatgtctctctggtacatgtattttctccCCCTCTTTAAGCATCCATTATTGgtatagacagaaaaatatttattctgTCACTATTTGTTGAAATTGATTTAAAAGTTACACATATTACCATAATAATTAAAATTCTAGACatttaattagaaaaaaacttGTTGATTTAACATAGTTGTTTGTGTTGTGTATGGATACATGATATAAAACCCTTCAATgtctgaaataaagattattttgcATAATCCTATCTTTATTTTGCATAATCCTATCTTTATTTTGCATAATCCTATCTTTATTTTGCATAATcctattttttttccaattagtCCTGAAGTGCTGTAACTTAGAAACATGTACTATTCAAAGCatttataattgtaatttaaatataacatatCAGATGAtagaatgaatgttttttttaatattgtgttaCGCAAGCAATCGAATTATTTGCACTAATATATATCTTGTAATGATTTCAGAATTTACAATAATTGGATAAATTTTCGGAACTCATATTTTGCTAATCTGTTTGCATAATTGAATATCAATGGTATATTATTCAAACTTTGTGTGAAATTATACCTTAATACTATGTGCGTAAAATTCTTATTGAAATTCCTTGTTGTTCTATGAAATCAGAAGTTTCCCATTGtcaacaatagatataagaagatttggtatgagtgcatgtgccaactctccatccaagtcacaatttgtaaaagtaaaccattataggtcaaagtacggtcttcaacacggagtattTGCttacacagaacagcaagctataaagggccctgaTGCTCACTTACCTATAATGTATTTAGCATTCTGAACAGCAGATCTGGTACAGTCAACATTGGTTCCCAGGGAACAGAAACCATGTTTATCAGGTGGGCTAAGGGATATCAAGGCAACATCAAGATTAAACAGCCCTCGACGGAATAGCAATGGAATCTCGCTCAAAAATATAGGCACAAAATCCCCTCTTCCTTCATGTACTGCTTGTCGAACTTTTGGATCAGAAATGTAGAATGAATTGGTCCTAAATATTCCTGAAAAGGACAATATTTGGAATAAGTACACTGGTAAGAATACTCATGAAATACCatgataatttcacatgtgatgCAAAGGCTGTATTTCCTCTGACTTCATACAACAAAAGGCGTTGTCAAGACTTAGTCCATGGTAACTTCATGTATTCATGCCAATTGAAACCTAGAGAGAATGCATAAAAAAGATACAGTTCTTTGAATTTCAAACTTACATGTGACTTAGTAatcatttgatataatttgtcccaaaagtagtacaacactgtaaaaatattgagaaagcgcaggtggcagtttttttaatttttatttactgtCTTAACGGAAGTCTTGtctttgacttttaaaaaagTCCATCCAATGAAGGAAAAAATATCCTGACatctttattttcgttttcctcccaaaataacccaaacagAATAGTCATAAGCtaggatgacaaatgcgactatgcatggaaCCTATATATAAAACACtaaggcatgatgattaatttattgtgaaaggaagtgaagcgacacacaaaatgaggtcttttcatttaatagtatagatacatgAGATATATCAAATGTTAAACCATAGaacttttaaaagtatgtaaaataatttctaaaatgaACTGCCTCACATTTATTATGGCATGGCCTTTTAacattttaaggtggtacctaacactacagggagataactctgtaaagtcagctaaacgttttaattacgttgtgttgtaaaaggaatattaagctttccaatgatcaaaattgatttttgtcaaactgctatataaccagtgtaatttttctgacaaaacggttggttccaaatttttgatatttttatatttttgttaaaggctCAAAGtaattattttgacaaaattttatgaaaattaaacaagccaaataaattttagtgaaagtgttgggtaccaccttaaagccAACTAAGTGgcattggcttttttttttaatcattaaagGACTTACGTTTGTCTATACTTGCTTACAGTAACTGAAACATTCGAACTTTGgcggaaagttgtctcattagcattcataccacatcttcttttttaatattaaaacacaaatacaaaGCACCCTGATTACCTTCATATTTTTGGTCACTGAACACACAATCTAACTGTGTTGGTGCATGTATCACCTCTATACCTCGAAGTTGGTTTTTAATTCCGAAATCTGCTAAACTTTGTATCAGTTTCAATGGCGAAGCAGCACCTCCTTGTACATAAACTCTCTGTtctaaagaagaagaaaaaattgttaattaagaaattattgcaatgcTTTTCTAATGCAAAAGTATCAGATTTGCATGTGGCACCTGTGGTGCTGCTCATGATATTACAAACCCGGCAAATAGTCCGaattggtaggtcacattcatggaaTTTTAGGGAACattattgtagttacgacattaggaacatatctgtGAAACGGAAATTTAGTAAATAATaagtcaaccaacttgtgattgcatccgtaaaatttacaaagggatgatttcaacttcacaataaAATTTGGATCTCTTGGTttaatcaggaacatatatattaactatatactgttcccaggtttaATAAGTTGGTCGCCATCCTTCATGTGGAATGTGAATTAAGAGAAGGTACTTAAGgaacataaataattttttaacTGCCCTACTAAATGGCGATTCTAACAGTGTTTGAAACTTTAATAGAGCAGTGATCCAGGTATGCCTTTTTAGTTGAAAATGACATCTTAAAGGCGCCAAATTGACGTTATTTTCAGGTGAACAACATGATTCAAGAAATGGTctagctttttttttttgaggggggggggggggggggggggggggttagacttaaaattttcattttaacgttTTTTCAATGTGAAATTTATGATTAATAATGACCTTTCAATTATTATCTTTTGACAAGCATTCAATTCCTTGTTTCAACATATTTACTTTAAATTAAGCTTTTTGTTTATCTCTTGTACATTGTGTATATAagaatttctgtttttttttttgtttttttttttaatcaattaaaatagaagGTCATTTTTGTTAGTGAAAATAACATGCATTTCAGAATTGTAGTATTTAATGCCATAAAAGCTGCAACACATCAAAGAGAACATCTATATGGATGTGGGTTATCTTTACAGTATAAATGTGAGAGAGAATGATTGTGTAAATGATTGTGCAAATGTAGTTTATTTAagtttatttcattgtattacattgtttTGCTTGCTCTTGTGTATAGACAAAAATATTGTATCTCAAGTCAATATAACATAATGGATAATCATATAAAAATTTTGTCAATGAATGTTAGGGGTCTTTAAAACCGTCTTTTCTCTAGTGCTAAGAAAAGATCTGATGTCTTCAACTGGGCGAAATCAAAAAATAGTTTGATTGTGTGTTTTCAAGAGACACACAGTACAAGAGATATTGAAACTTTATGGGGGGATGAATGGGGTCATCAGTGATCCTTCAGTCATGGTGATAGTAGAAGTGCTGGGGTTTGTGTCATGTTCAGAGGGGGTTATGATTACGAAGTTCATGAATCTCTTATAGACCAACATGGACGATACATCATATTAGACGTGACTCTATACGATCAAAGGTTAACTTTGGTATGTTTATATGGTTATAACACAGATAAACCAGATTTTTTCTGTGATATCCTACAGAAAACTATGAGATTTTCGAATACAAGTTTCATCTTCTTGGGTGACTGGAATGTAGTGCAGGATAAGAATGAAGATACTTATAATGTAATACATGACAGAAACCCCAACTCCAGGAGAAAGATTGATGAAATTAAGGACACACTTTTGCTGTTAGACCCTTGGAGGACTTGTTATCCTAGTGATAGAAAATTTACATGGCGTCAGAAATCTCCCATTAAACAGAGCCGTCTTGATTATTATCTTGTATCTGAGGACCTTTTTACATTGATGGAATCAACAAAAATTATTCCTGGATACAGGACAGATCACTCTGCCATTATATTTACTTTTACAGCATCCTTAGCTAAGCGGGGCAAAGGATACTGGAAATTTAATTCTCAGCTTTTAAGAGAACCTGCATATGGAGATTTAGTTATAAACTGCATCAGAGACACTGTTTCTGAGTATTTCTCTGGGGGTGATTCCGAAGATTTTCTTCATGTTCAGTTATCTTGCAGTGATCAGCTATTTTTAGAGGTTCTAAAAATGAAGATTCGTAGTCTTACTATCTCCCACTGTATTAAAAAATCAAGGGAAGAAAAAGATGTTTTCAAGGGACTGGAGTTAGAAATCCAGTCTTTAGAAAACAGTGTAAATTTAAACCCTAGTGAAATTAATGTGACGTCACTCAATCAGAAAAAGTGTGAATTAGAGAAGCGACGACAGACATTAGTTGAGGGCCTTATTCTCCGTTCTCGTGTAAATTGGCATGAGAATGGAGAAAGATGCACTAACTATTTTTGTAAGTTAGAAAAGAAAGCCTTCTTAAATAAAACCATGACTGAACTCATTGATGACCAAGGTAATCAAATTTCTGATCAATCTAAAATATTGTTTGAACAGGAGCAGTTTTATAGGACACTTTATACATCTAAGTCATTCAGTAATGATGACAATCAATTTTTTAAACATGACATAAAACTCAGTGCAGAACAAAAACTTCTTTGTGAGGGAAACTTATCTTTTAGGGAATGTGGGGAAGCTTTAAAACAGATGCAAAATGGAAAGTCTCCAGGATCTGATGGATTTACAGtggattttttcaaatttttttggaaagataTTGGTCCATTTGTCTTTAGATCTCTGCAATTTGGATATGAGTTGGGCCATTTTTCAGATTTTCAATACCAAAGTATTATTACTTGTATTCCTAAGGAAGGGAAAGATAGGAGGTACATGGGTAACTGGCGACCGATCAGCTTAATGAACACAGATATGAAAATTGCATCTGCAGTTCTTGCTGGTAGAGCTAAAAAGGTACTGTTCGCCATTATTAGTGACACACAAAAGGGCTTTATGAAAGGGAGATTCATAGGAGAGAACACTAGACTTCTATATGATTTAATGCACTATCtagaaaaaaatgatatagaaGGATTGTTATTACTAGTAGATTTCGAAAAAGCCTTTGATTCTATAGAATGGGATTTTTTAAAGCAGGCTTTGATTAGTTTTAATTTTGGTCCTTCTTTTTGTAAATGGTTTGATGTGCTTTATGCAGATGCAAAGAGCTGTGTCATTAATAATGGTAATATGTCCCAATTTTTCAACCTTGAAAGAGGCTGTCGCCAGGGGGACCCGTTATCTCCCTATTTGTTTATTATTGGGGTGGAATTACTTGCCATACAGCTAAAAGGGAATCCAAAAATAAAAGGGGTGAATATAAATGGGAATCTGCCACTCATTAGTCAGTATGCAGATGATACGTTTCTTACACTAGATGGAAGTGAAGATTCATTAAAAGAGACCCTTTcttgttttgaaaaatttcacaAAGTCTCAGGATTAAAGATAAATACAACTAAAACAAAAGTTGTTTGGATTGGAAGTAAGAGATATTCTGACTTGGTTTTATGTCCTGAAACAAATCTAA includes these proteins:
- the LOC139507636 gene encoding succinyl-CoA:acetate/propanoyl-CoA:succinate CoA transferase-like translates to MSALKVGLSVRRLLPLNYATARQLTKRTFYLYSPEPFHPIHGKEPVWKSAEEAVTVVESKQRVYVQGGAASPLKLIQSLADFGIKNQLRGIEVIHAPTQLDCVFSDQKYEGIFRTNSFYISDPKVRQAVHEGRGDFVPIFLSEIPLLFRRGLFNLDVALISLSPPDKHGFCSLGTNVDCTRSAVQNAKYIIGMVNKNMPRTFGDGIIHSSHVDVMVQNDELLPEFTGMKLTPEIHEIARLIADDLVQDGATIQTGIGSLPNAVFDKLSHHKNLGIHTEMFSDGVIDLVEKGAITNANKTIQTGKIVSAFALGTKRLYDFLDDNSFVALCDCSFTNNISLICQNPRVTAINTCLEIDLTGQVCADSIGSMIYTGFGGQVDFIRGAALSLDGEGVPVVACPSTATRGDNITSRIVPSLKPGAGVVTTRAHVHYIVTEYGICNLFGKNLRQRAYELIKLAHPNYREGLEKAAFERLKCMPSP